A stretch of the Zeugodacus cucurbitae isolate PBARC_wt_2022May chromosome 6, idZeuCucr1.2, whole genome shotgun sequence genome encodes the following:
- the Tmem164_4 gene encoding transmembrane protein 164, whose protein sequence is MDWSWAIAGVNDDIPRTAGPECINYMTNRRRWIESTILSAIFIYLICWAAKRMEPITLPPLKEINKPHSAVRLMLMLLMTFVFGVEMGFKFANKNMIYVLNPCHIQTLVQIYLLAAKPSKTTIALFRIQMNNLNGPFLAFLFPEVECRTLHFEQATYWIQHALLYIIPAYILRTGAYQIEDLHDYNWTTIGTATMLLYHFAFLSTMSMFTGINLSHMLCAALSDPFQGQNYRIAATIHEIFLCPILNKTTVLMFSKPTPVSTVKKLRPKFELPLNSSAKNDRRLSSDNPLLTTKVCQRHGQLSKSVPTTPTTNIAPNINNSSPISEISLVAEMAAAVAGGSGPITVMRRMKRNSINSVTNNADELVNGECTCATNAATVGAYAKRATKLD, encoded by the exons ATGGATTGGAGCTGGGCCATTGCGGGTGTCAACGATGATATACCACGTACAGCCGGTCCGGAATGTATCAACTACATGACGAATCGACGCCGCTGGATTGAATCCACCATTTTAAGCGCGATCTTCATCTATCTAATCTGCTGGGCTGCAAAGCGCATGGAACCGATTACATTGCCGCCATTGAAGGAAATCAATAAGCCACACTCTGCTGTCAGACTCATGCTAATGCTATTGATGACTTTCGTATTTGGTGTGGAAATGGGTTTTAAATTTgcgaataaaaatatgatatatgtTTTGAATCCATGTCACATACAAACTTTGGTGCag ATCTATCTTTTAGCAGCCAAGCCCAGTAAGACGACCATAGCATTATTTCGCATACAAATGAATAATTTGAATGGTCCCTTTTTGGCGTTTCTATTTCCGGAAGTCGAATGTCGTACGCTACATTTTGAACAGGCAACTTATTGGATACAGCATgcgttattatatataataccgGCATATATATTAAGAACTG GCGCTTATCAAATTGAGGACTTACACGACTACAATTGGACTACTATCGGCACTGCTACAATGTTGCTCTATCATTTTGCCTTTCTAAGCACTATGTCGATG TTTACCGGCATAAATCTCAGTCATATGCTATGCGCCGCACTATCGGATCCATTTCAAGGGCAAAATTATCGCATCGCCGCTACGATACATGAAATCTTTCTCTGTCCCATATTGAATAAAACAACGGTACTAATGTTCAGCAAACCCACGCCAGTGTCCACTGTCAAGAAACTGAGACCCAAATTCGAATTACCACTCAATAGTAGCGCCAAAAACGATAGACGTCTCTCAAGCGATAATCCATTGCTCACCACAAAGGTCTGCCAACGGCACGGGCAACTATCAAAATCAGTACCAACGACACCTACCACCAACATAGCACCAAACATCAACAACAGCTCACCAATAAGTGAAATCTCATTAGTGGCCGAAATGGCGGCCGCAGTGGCTGGTGGTAGTGGACCGATCACAGTGATGCGCCGCATGAAACGTAATTCCATTAATTCAGTCACAAACAATGCCGATGAACTGGTGAATGGTGAATGCACGTGCGCCACAAACGCTGCCACAGTTGGTGCATATGCAAAGCGTGCAACCAAACTAGACTAG